A part of Periophthalmus magnuspinnatus isolate fPerMag1 chromosome 14, fPerMag1.2.pri, whole genome shotgun sequence genomic DNA contains:
- the snx19a gene encoding sorting nexin-19a, which yields MALFSALSEYLGQPRLLGCVALLAWLVLFHLLVNVWLLCLFTSFLVVLGGWLGSRALLDANSLLHLEHFLPLGKLNPPVYSPEHEWRLNHEIHSAAHKAVRDFVSSWYRTVLPEVEGEFERAVLNSMLESVMELKERARRVDRKELIQRLLEVYGCHLQSYMTAKQIQASHTKDMSLWEIYSEVDTPHPAVRLDERTYSTALVNLVLNVLVPYPQMETRTGGYMVTELITCNVLLPLLHRVADPDWLNQTIVEIFTRSKAPPEMTPLPTDTLYRCPIPQESWTTCRSLSSSDPPGLVTSTSSDSEEQLSPKTPSEDSPQSSMVSIVSSDKTDSRPESRIAQNNITCCPLRTVKCSTIPQCKVPSLASLLQSDSDYDLKGRFCDCGPSTNFCKAISLDEDEPFGCFATLKNLGPKQVVPEESLGPAGMSQDNSPSRKFDQTLDSLNHSPAPVNIQNVHISGTTTAKEQRGTSTHLFTVYTIKFDTLNESENGDTQQSFSSHTVNRRYSEFLNLQTRLEEKPEMKKLLKNIKGPKKIFPDISFGNSDSEKVEARKYQLDTFLKQLSSIPETANSEDMQEFLGLNSDVCAHFGRRPVGKSRIDKMMENALDTLKTAFPYPDLSPTEDSDVDTDGRMPEIRKYRRMFQNRMSTSLNISELPPKVTYCYSVSSPMLNGMTLPGLENFVKDQEQRICSLSEKETQELCSEQFGKNTKASGKSSTDTAVADVALSILCLLMKDQWSWLCTENIQKTIRLLFGTFIERWLDVGVAHLTSAPCWVIYLQVLQEAVWPGGSLPAQPRPERSVAQREETKERCVECLMQLIPQLVTEMLGTEKFRLSLETVLESLQDYQINKHLLYCICDLLLELLIPESCDESFQTSLLQRLGKDTEKYNNQHI from the exons ATGGCTCTCTTCTCCGCTCTGTCAGAATATCTGGGTCAGCCACGTCTGTTAGGATGTGTGGCTCTCTTGGCTTGGCTCGTCCTCTTCCATCTCCTGGTGAATGTTTGGCTTCTCTGCCTCTTCACCAGTTTCTTGGTTGTCCTGGGCGGCTGGCTGGGCTCTCGGGCTTTACTGGACGCAAACAGCCTGCTACATTTAGAGCACTTCCTCCCATTGGGTAAGCTGAACCCTCCTGTGTATTCTCCTGAACACGAGTGGAGGTTAAACCATGAGATCCACAGCGCTGCACATAAAGCGGTCCGGGATTTTGTCTCGTCATGGTACCGCACTGTCCTGCCTGAGGTGGAGGGCGAGTTTGAGAGGGCAGTCCTGAACTCGATGCTGGAGTCTGTGATGGAGCTGAAGGAGCGTGCACGCAGAGTTGACAGAAAGGAGTTGATTCAGAGGTTGTTGGAGGTGTATGGGTGTCATCTGCAAAGCTACATGACAGCAAAACAAATACAGGCTTCACATACAAAGGATATGagtctatgggagatttacAGTGAAGTGGACACGCCCCATCCCGCTGTGCGCTTGGACGAGCGGACCTACTCCACAGCTCTGGTAaacctggtcttaaatgttctcGTCCCGTACCCTCAGATGGAGACTAGAACTGGTGGTTACATGGTTACTGAACTCATCACCTGTAATGTTCTGCTGCCACTTCTTCATAGAGTGGCTGACCCGGATTGGCTCAACCAAACTATAGTGGAAATCTTCACCCGTTCCAAAGCTCCTCCAGAAATGACCCCGCTTCCCACTGATACACTGTATAGGTGTCCCATTCCGCAGGAGTCCTGGACCACCTGTCGCTCACTGTCCTCCTCAGACCCTCCAGGATTGGTCACTTCAACTTCGTCAGATTCTGAGGAGCAGCTAAGTCCTAAAACACCTTCTGAGGATTCACCCCAAAGCTCCATGGTTAGCATAGTGTCTAGTGACAAAACAGACAGCCGTCCGGAAAGTAGAATTGCACAAAACAATATAACCTGCTGTCCGCTACGTACAGTTAAATGCTCCACTATACCCCAGTGCAAAGTGCCCTCCCTGGCCTCACTTTTACAGTCAGATTCAGATTATGATTTAAAAGGGCGTTTCTGTGATTGTGGTCCGTCTACCAACTTTTGCAAAGCGATTTCTTTGGATGAAGATGAACCATTTGGATGTTTTGCGACGCTAAAAAATCTTGGGCCTAAACAGGTTGTTCCAGAGGAGTCTCTGGGGCCAGCAGGCATGTCCCAGGACAACTCACCTTCAAGAAAGTTTGATCAAACATTGGACAGTCTTAACCACTCCCCAGCACCTGTGAACATCCAAAACGTACATATAAGTGGCACTACTACAGCCAAAGAGCAGCGTGGCACAAGCACTCATCTCTTTACTGTCTATACGATAAAG TTTGATACATTAAATGAATCTGAAAATGGTGACACTCAGCAGTCTTTCTCCAGTCACACAGTCAACCGCAGATACAGCGAGTTCCTCAACTTGCAAACACGCCTGGAGGAGAAgccagaaatgaagaaactactaaaaa ATATCAAAGGTCCCAAAAAGATCTTCCCAGACATTTCATTTGGCAATTCAGACAGTGAGAAGGTGGAAGCTCGTAAATACCAACTTGACACCTTTCTCAAA CAACTGAGCAGTATTCCTGAGACAGCCAACAGTGAGGACATGCAAGAGTTCCTCGGCCTCAACTCTGACGTCTGTGCTCACTTTGGAAGGAGGCCTGTCGGCAAATCAAGAATTGATAAG ATGATGGAAAATGCACTGGACACTTTGAAGACTGCCTTTCCCTACCCAGACCTGAGTCCAACTGAGGACTCTGATGTAGACACGGACGGGAGAATGCCGGAGATCAGGAAGTACAG GAGGATGTTCCAAAATAGGATGTCTACATCTCTGAATATCTCTGAGCTGCCTCCTAAAGTGACATACTGCTACAGTGTGAGCAGTCCT atgcTCAATGGAATGACACTCCCAGGCCTGGAAAACTTTGTGAAGGATCAAGAGCAACGCATATGTAGTTTATCTGAGAAAGAGACCCAGGAATTGTGCAGTGAGCAGTttggtaaaaacacaaaagcctCTGGGAAATCCAGCACAG ATACAGCTGTGGCAGATGTGGCCTTGAGCATTCTGTGTCTGTTGATGAAGGACCAGTGGAGCTGGTTGTGCACTGAGAACATCCAGAAGACCATCCGACTGCTCTTTGGCACCTTCATAGAGAG GTGGCTGGATGTGGGGGTGGCCCACCtgaccagcgccccctgctgggtGATTTACCTGCAGGTTCTACAGGAGGCAGTGTGGCCGGGCGGCTCATTACCTGCTCAGCCCCGTCCTGAGCGGAGTGTTgctcagagagaggagaccaaGGAGAGATGCGTGGAGTGTCTGATGCAGCTCATTCCAC AG